One genomic segment of Desulforamulus reducens MI-1 includes these proteins:
- a CDS encoding PolC-type DNA polymerase III — protein MAVSLIDVLDDQKIGKNLLEVAKHTQVVSVAVNIRKRQWRLRLNLHRQISNEEINSLKSALATITPGPVLLEVDFQFVSTQSMGEEINFEYLKEELIKKFPVARCWLQNTQWECKGKKLEITLPDEVSLELLRGKKCDLFLEGCIKNIYGLQYKVLFLMKQNADTNDEWCQTQDEMEKILWQKLTAEKVSVQKEKKNGSATGNLDDGIIIGKPIKGEPKPIHEITEEERNIIVEGKVFDVEIKQLKSGRQILTFNITDNTDSIEVKKFLEEDDTETSERLKNGSWVIVRGPVQYDKFSQELTVMAYDINLGTAKVTNRDDKAADKRVELHLHTKMSSMDSVMSAVDAVKQAAAWGHPAVAITDHGVVQAFPEAYAAAKKAGIKLIYGVEGYLIDDGIATVVSMKHNVPLQGTEHVIIDFETTGFSPQTDEIIEIGAVKYLNGEEVGRFGTLVNPKKEIPFEVTKLTGITDEMVKDAPDGKEALTALSEFMGEAVLVAHNASFDLSFLRVGLRKYLKQEVTNPAIDTLGVARVLFPNLKNHKLNTLVKEFKIELTNHHRAVDDASATAKLWQIFLRKLAEQEISDVKTLSGMGQGVNQEKLKSRHVTILVKDEVGLKNLYQLITLSHLRYFHRQPRIPRRELVKYREGLLIGSACEAGEFYQALMAGASQEELEDIASFYDYLEIQPLGNNEFMIRTGQVNGEEDLKEINRKIVALGSKLGIPVVATGDVHFLNPEDEVYRRILMAGKGFDDADNQAPLYFKTTEEMLKEFSYLGRETAFQVVVSNPRNIASMIQAFKPIPDTLHPPYIEGAEQQITDMTLQRARELYGEPLPEVVQQRVDKELKSIIGNGFAVLYLIAHKLVKKSLDDGYLVGSRGSVGSSLVATFTNITEVNPLPPHYRCPNCLNSEFLMDGSAGCGADMPDKNCPKCGTNYIKDGHDIPFEVFLGFDGDKVPDIDLNFSGDYQPRAHKYTEELFGKDYVYRAGTIGTIAEKTAFGFVKNYFEERNIKKRSAEMKRLVLGCAGVKRTTGQHPGGLMVVPNSLDVHMFTPVQRPADDVKSDTRTTHFDYHSIHDSLVKLDILGHDDPTVIRMLEDLTSVNAREIPLDDPKTMSLFASTDALGVTPEDIRSQVGTYAIPEFGTKFVRQMLVDTKPTTFSELVRISGFSHGTDVWLNNAQDLIKEGTCKLSEAISARDDIMVYLIYQGLPPKQAFKIMEGVRKGKGVKEEDAEAMRSQGVPEWYIESCRKIKYMFPKAHATAYVMMAFRIAWFKVYRPEAFYAAYFTVRADDFDAELMVSGPNKIKQVIEEIEEKGNAASQKEKNMLTILEVALEANCRGIKILPVNLEKSDATKFLITPEGLLSPFGGLQGVGASAAKNIVAAREQAPFTSIDDLRNRAKISKTVIEVLQNHGCLNNLQESDQMSLF, from the coding sequence ATGGCAGTTTCACTCATCGATGTGTTGGATGATCAAAAAATAGGGAAGAATCTTTTAGAAGTTGCAAAACATACTCAGGTTGTCAGTGTAGCTGTTAACATTCGTAAGAGGCAGTGGAGGTTAAGACTAAACCTACACCGGCAAATATCCAATGAAGAAATAAATTCTTTAAAGTCGGCCCTGGCTACCATTACACCGGGGCCAGTTTTATTAGAGGTAGATTTTCAGTTTGTCTCAACCCAATCTATGGGTGAAGAAATAAATTTTGAATACCTGAAAGAAGAACTGATTAAAAAATTCCCGGTGGCCCGTTGTTGGTTACAGAATACCCAGTGGGAATGCAAGGGAAAAAAATTAGAAATTACCTTGCCCGATGAAGTAAGCTTGGAACTCCTACGGGGTAAAAAGTGTGACTTGTTTCTGGAAGGCTGTATAAAAAATATCTACGGTCTTCAATACAAGGTACTTTTTCTGATGAAGCAAAATGCTGATACCAACGATGAATGGTGCCAAACCCAGGATGAAATGGAAAAAATCCTCTGGCAAAAACTTACTGCGGAAAAGGTAAGTGTGCAAAAGGAAAAGAAAAATGGTAGCGCAACGGGGAATCTTGATGATGGGATAATAATTGGCAAACCAATTAAAGGGGAGCCTAAACCCATTCATGAAATTACCGAAGAAGAACGAAACATAATTGTAGAGGGTAAAGTTTTTGATGTAGAAATTAAACAACTAAAATCTGGCCGTCAAATATTAACATTTAACATTACTGACAATACGGACTCCATTGAGGTTAAAAAATTTTTGGAAGAAGACGATACAGAAACCAGTGAAAGACTTAAAAACGGTAGCTGGGTTATTGTGCGCGGACCTGTACAGTATGACAAATTTTCCCAAGAATTAACCGTGATGGCTTACGACATTAATCTAGGCACAGCTAAAGTAACAAATCGCGATGACAAAGCAGCGGACAAACGGGTGGAACTCCACCTGCACACAAAGATGAGTTCTATGGATAGTGTCATGAGTGCTGTTGATGCTGTTAAACAGGCAGCGGCCTGGGGACATCCTGCAGTGGCTATTACGGACCATGGTGTTGTGCAGGCCTTTCCAGAGGCTTATGCAGCAGCCAAAAAGGCGGGCATAAAGCTCATCTATGGTGTAGAAGGCTATTTGATTGACGACGGAATTGCCACTGTGGTTAGTATGAAACATAACGTTCCTTTACAGGGGACTGAACATGTTATCATTGATTTTGAGACAACGGGTTTTTCTCCGCAAACTGATGAGATTATTGAAATCGGAGCTGTAAAATACTTAAACGGTGAAGAAGTCGGTCGTTTTGGTACCCTTGTCAACCCCAAAAAAGAGATTCCCTTTGAAGTTACTAAACTTACCGGAATAACCGATGAAATGGTAAAGGACGCCCCAGATGGGAAAGAAGCATTGACTGCACTGAGTGAGTTTATGGGAGAGGCTGTTTTGGTTGCTCACAATGCCTCCTTTGATCTTAGCTTTTTAAGGGTTGGTTTGCGTAAATATCTGAAACAGGAAGTGACAAACCCTGCTATTGATACGCTAGGTGTTGCTAGGGTATTGTTCCCTAATCTTAAAAACCATAAGCTAAATACCCTGGTGAAGGAATTTAAAATAGAGTTGACCAATCATCACCGTGCAGTGGATGATGCGTCTGCTACCGCCAAACTATGGCAAATTTTTTTGCGAAAGCTAGCTGAACAAGAGATCTCTGACGTAAAAACCTTAAGTGGGATGGGCCAGGGAGTCAATCAAGAGAAACTTAAATCAAGACATGTGACCATATTGGTGAAGGATGAGGTAGGGTTAAAAAATCTTTATCAACTGATCACCCTTTCTCATCTCCGGTATTTTCACCGCCAGCCCCGTATACCACGGCGGGAGTTAGTAAAATACCGAGAAGGATTGCTGATAGGGTCTGCCTGTGAGGCAGGGGAATTTTACCAGGCCCTTATGGCAGGTGCATCACAGGAAGAGCTGGAGGACATTGCTTCATTTTATGACTACCTGGAAATTCAGCCCTTAGGCAATAACGAGTTTATGATTCGCACAGGACAGGTAAACGGCGAAGAAGATTTAAAGGAAATAAACAGAAAAATTGTTGCATTGGGGAGTAAATTAGGTATCCCTGTGGTAGCCACCGGGGACGTACACTTCCTTAATCCAGAGGATGAAGTATACAGAAGAATCCTCATGGCAGGTAAAGGTTTTGATGATGCAGATAATCAGGCTCCACTATATTTTAAAACCACAGAAGAGATGCTTAAGGAGTTTTCTTACTTAGGCAGAGAGACGGCTTTCCAGGTTGTTGTTAGCAATCCTAGGAATATAGCTTCCATGATACAAGCTTTTAAACCAATTCCAGACACATTACACCCTCCTTACATTGAGGGAGCAGAACAACAAATTACAGATATGACATTACAACGTGCTAGGGAATTATACGGCGAACCACTACCGGAGGTGGTTCAACAAAGGGTGGATAAAGAATTAAAGTCCATTATAGGCAATGGATTTGCAGTCTTATATCTAATTGCTCATAAGTTAGTTAAAAAATCCCTGGATGACGGATATTTAGTAGGATCCAGGGGATCAGTAGGCTCCTCCCTTGTGGCAACCTTTACCAATATAACGGAGGTAAACCCCCTGCCTCCTCATTATCGATGTCCCAATTGCCTAAACAGTGAGTTTTTAATGGATGGTTCAGCAGGTTGTGGTGCGGATATGCCGGATAAAAATTGTCCTAAATGCGGAACAAACTATATAAAGGATGGGCATGATATTCCCTTCGAAGTGTTCCTTGGTTTCGATGGGGATAAAGTTCCTGATATTGATCTAAACTTTTCCGGAGATTATCAACCCAGAGCACATAAATATACAGAGGAATTATTTGGAAAGGATTACGTTTATAGAGCAGGTACTATAGGTACAATCGCTGAAAAGACAGCCTTTGGTTTTGTAAAAAACTACTTTGAAGAACGGAATATTAAAAAACGAAGTGCCGAAATGAAGCGACTGGTTCTGGGCTGTGCTGGTGTAAAAAGAACAACCGGTCAGCACCCAGGGGGCCTAATGGTCGTTCCTAATAGTCTGGATGTGCACATGTTTACACCGGTTCAAAGACCTGCGGATGATGTAAAATCCGATACCCGAACAACACATTTTGACTATCACTCCATTCATGATAGTTTAGTTAAGCTTGATATCCTGGGGCACGATGATCCTACAGTGATTCGTATGTTGGAAGATTTAACCAGCGTTAATGCCAGAGAAATACCGTTGGATGACCCAAAAACCATGAGTTTATTTGCATCTACAGATGCTCTGGGAGTTACACCAGAGGATATCCGTTCCCAGGTGGGGACCTATGCGATTCCGGAATTTGGTACTAAATTTGTTCGCCAGATGTTGGTCGATACAAAGCCCACGACATTTTCTGAACTGGTCCGTATTTCGGGTTTTTCCCACGGTACAGATGTCTGGTTGAATAATGCACAGGATCTAATTAAGGAAGGTACCTGTAAACTTTCTGAAGCTATCTCCGCCCGTGATGACATTATGGTCTATCTAATTTATCAGGGGTTACCCCCTAAACAAGCCTTTAAGATTATGGAGGGCGTGAGGAAGGGTAAAGGGGTTAAAGAAGAGGATGCAGAGGCTATGAGGTCCCAAGGGGTGCCAGAGTGGTATATTGAATCCTGTCGTAAAATTAAATACATGTTTCCGAAGGCACATGCCACTGCCTATGTGATGATGGCTTTTCGGATTGCTTGGTTTAAAGTTTACCGCCCGGAGGCCTTTTACGCAGCTTATTTCACAGTGAGGGCAGATGACTTTGATGCTGAATTAATGGTTTCGGGGCCTAACAAGATTAAACAGGTAATTGAGGAAATTGAAGAAAAGGGCAACGCGGCATCTCAAAAGGAAAAGAATATGTTAACTATCTTAGAGGTAGCGCTGGAAGCAAACTGTCGTGGAATTAAGATATTACCTGTCAATTTGGAAAAATCCGATGCTACAAAGTTCCTTATAACCCCTGAGGGACTATTGTCTCCCTTTGGTGGGCTACAGGGTGTGGGGGCCTCAGCTGCCAAAAATATTGTCGCAGCCAGGGAACAAGCACCCTTTACTTCCATTGATGATCTGAGAAACCGGGCTAAAATATCGAAAACGGTGATTGAAGTTTTACAAAACCATGGTTGTTTGAACAACCTGCAGGAATCAGATCAAATGTCTCTTTTTTAA
- a CDS encoding L,D-transpeptidase, with amino-acid sequence MIIQISKKRIVQVALAIILTLSLWITIGFWVSHRVHDSPEGRVVVTFNFLAPMKPSATEDLIITEADNGRKVPFTHQWLTASKLQVTISETRYPLGRKYFYHFKLSPAMIWPFYVWAAGEFQGKVKLRFVGIDSKGTVPSRGPITLQFNTNVQPQKISNFVFGPVPGKIIPSKTNLTEKKQILDYSRWEYWPNKKLNNLCRYSMDIKAGLPSQTGGKLTHSIKAEFVTTPEFLIEKALPQPGSDSVWLTREILLQTNQQLKSGHVYIKDLSGQCQIKGNTIRFITDRVMMPGKKYTVKANLTSTSNESLDFTYSFSTTNLGHNRWLELKLDQTPVLWLMEGNRTLHKMNVRVKPDRTIPRGTLYELRRHSESPWMHLNADILLHPLSENVADNHDQLNLPKSYSCIYLQEKDAKKLFHALPPGFMLICH; translated from the coding sequence ATGATTATCCAAATCAGTAAAAAAAGAATTGTTCAAGTTGCCCTTGCAATTATCTTAACTTTATCTTTATGGATTACCATAGGCTTTTGGGTAAGTCATCGTGTTCACGACAGCCCGGAAGGTAGGGTCGTAGTAACATTTAATTTTCTGGCACCCATGAAACCTTCTGCAACGGAGGATTTAATTATTACAGAGGCGGATAACGGCAGAAAGGTTCCCTTCACACATCAATGGTTAACAGCCAGTAAGCTTCAAGTTACCATCTCGGAAACACGTTACCCACTGGGACGTAAATATTTTTACCACTTTAAATTATCCCCTGCCATGATCTGGCCATTTTACGTATGGGCTGCCGGTGAATTCCAAGGAAAAGTTAAATTGCGCTTTGTCGGCATCGACTCCAAAGGAACTGTCCCTTCCAGAGGACCCATTACTTTACAGTTTAACACTAATGTACAACCGCAGAAAATATCGAATTTTGTTTTTGGGCCAGTTCCCGGAAAAATAATACCGTCTAAAACCAATCTTACCGAAAAAAAACAAATTTTGGATTATAGTCGTTGGGAATATTGGCCCAATAAAAAACTAAACAATCTATGTCGCTACTCAATGGACATCAAAGCTGGTCTCCCCAGTCAAACTGGAGGTAAACTGACCCACTCAATAAAGGCTGAATTCGTAACAACCCCTGAATTCTTAATAGAGAAAGCTCTACCTCAGCCAGGGTCAGATAGTGTTTGGTTAACTAGGGAAATTCTTTTACAAACAAACCAGCAGTTAAAGTCCGGACATGTTTATATCAAGGATCTTTCCGGCCAATGCCAAATTAAGGGCAATACAATTCGCTTTATCACTGATAGGGTAATGATGCCTGGTAAAAAATACACAGTCAAAGCAAATCTTACCTCTACCAGCAACGAATCACTAGACTTTACATACTCTTTTTCAACTACGAACCTTGGTCATAATCGCTGGTTAGAATTAAAGTTAGATCAAACCCCAGTTCTATGGCTTATGGAGGGAAATAGGACTTTACATAAAATGAATGTCAGAGTGAAACCGGATCGAACCATTCCCCGGGGTACTCTTTATGAACTAAGACGACACTCAGAATCCCCCTGGATGCATCTGAATGCGGATATTCTCTTGCATCCTCTGTCAGAAAATGTGGCTGATAATCACGATCAATTGAATTTACCAAAATCCTACAGTTGTATTTACCTGCAAGAAAAGGATGCCAAGAAGCTTTTTCATGCATTACCCCCGGGCTTTATGCTAATCTGTCATTAA
- a CDS encoding polysaccharide deacetylase family protein yields the protein MGKGKKTTTFILAILIILGSGVLVYKSTTTNSVEKQIVQESTMTTETPPKIDPTMDDKENKKTVEKDTNQDKHQSTVKPQKPKEVVSSTYANEKMGWYYKPNKEHQLPEVNNRGKESLAKYRGIYHGDISGKNLYLTFDEGYENGYTSKILDTLRDANVKVTFFITGDYLRRNPELVKRMVREGHIVGNHTDNHPSLPTVSDATLQKEINSLSDAFTKETGATMQYLRPPMGEYSERTLKLTYEMGYRNVFWSVAMVDWRPDAGTPEQNKNTVKERLHNGAVILLHAVNKANADMLGSLIQECRDEGYRFCGLEEIQ from the coding sequence ATGGGAAAAGGGAAAAAGACTACTACATTTATTTTAGCTATATTGATTATTCTAGGTTCCGGGGTGTTGGTTTATAAAAGTACAACTACCAATTCGGTTGAAAAACAAATTGTACAAGAGTCTACCATGACAACGGAAACACCCCCAAAAATTGACCCCACCATGGATGACAAAGAAAATAAAAAGACCGTTGAAAAAGATACTAATCAGGATAAACACCAAAGTACTGTAAAACCGCAAAAACCAAAGGAGGTAGTTTCCTCAACCTATGCCAATGAAAAGATGGGTTGGTATTATAAGCCCAATAAAGAGCATCAATTACCGGAGGTAAACAACCGTGGCAAAGAGTCACTGGCAAAATATCGCGGTATTTACCATGGAGATATTAGTGGCAAGAATTTGTACCTGACCTTTGATGAAGGCTATGAAAATGGATATACTTCAAAAATTTTAGATACTCTAAGGGATGCCAATGTTAAGGTGACATTTTTCATTACAGGTGATTACCTTCGGAGAAACCCTGAACTGGTCAAACGAATGGTAAGAGAAGGACACATTGTGGGCAATCATACAGATAATCATCCCAGTCTACCTACGGTCAGTGATGCTACTTTGCAAAAAGAGATTAATTCTTTAAGCGATGCATTTACCAAGGAAACCGGAGCAACAATGCAATATTTGCGCCCGCCCATGGGAGAATACAGTGAAAGAACGTTAAAGTTGACTTATGAAATGGGCTACAGAAATGTCTTTTGGTCTGTTGCCATGGTGGACTGGCGACCGGATGCAGGGACCCCGGAGCAAAATAAGAACACAGTAAAAGAACGTCTGCATAACGGAGCAGTTATCTTGCTTCATGCTGTTAACAAGGCAAATGCTGATATGCTTGGTAGCTTAATTCAAGAATGCAGGGATGAGGGCTACCGTTTTTGTGGCCTGGAAGAAATACAATAA
- a CDS encoding proline--tRNA ligase yields the protein MRVSQMLVPTLREVPAEAEVVSHQLLLRAGFIRKTASGVYTYLPLAQRVLKKLRQIIREEIDKQGGQELLMPIIQPAEMWLESGRWHVYGPELFRLKDRHDRNFCLGPTHEEVITILIRGEVRSYKQMPLLLYQIQNKYRDERRPRFGLLRGREFIMKDLYSFDRDEAGLDISYQKMHEAYTSIFSRCGVKFRPVEADSGAIGGSSTHEFMVLAESGEAAILYCSDCDYAANVEKATTLPAAGLDPAIQQLELQEVSTPGKKTAEEVAKFLGVEPFQVIKTMFYKTDKEVVAALVRGDRDVNEIKLLNVLGALTLDLADESTVQQVTGAPTGYVGPVGLENIRIVADMEVMALVNAVVGANKQDAHLINVNPKRDFQPEIVEDIRMVKAGEPCPKCGAQLLEARGIEVGQIFKLGTKYSKALGATFLDENGKEQPIVMGCYGIGVSRTMAAAIEQNYDKDGIIWPASIAPYQAIVIPVAPKDDNQMKIAEELYKALNQAGVETILDDRSERPGVKFKDADLIGYPLRIVVGNKAVTEGVVEIRQRRSGQTDLVSVKDSVPKILEILPTL from the coding sequence ATGCGTGTTAGTCAAATGCTCGTTCCAACTTTAAGGGAAGTTCCGGCAGAGGCCGAAGTGGTAAGTCACCAACTATTGCTGAGAGCTGGTTTTATTCGTAAAACAGCCTCCGGTGTATATACATATCTGCCATTAGCCCAACGTGTTCTCAAAAAGTTAAGGCAAATTATTCGGGAAGAAATAGACAAGCAGGGTGGGCAGGAATTGTTAATGCCCATCATTCAACCTGCGGAGATGTGGTTAGAGTCCGGTCGCTGGCATGTGTACGGTCCGGAGTTGTTCCGTCTTAAAGATCGCCACGATCGTAATTTCTGTTTGGGACCCACCCATGAAGAAGTTATTACGATTTTAATACGTGGAGAAGTTCGTTCGTATAAACAAATGCCCTTGTTACTATACCAGATTCAAAATAAATATAGGGATGAACGCAGACCTCGCTTTGGTTTGCTGCGGGGCAGAGAGTTTATTATGAAGGACTTGTATTCCTTTGATAGAGACGAAGCAGGACTGGATATAAGTTATCAAAAGATGCATGAAGCATATACAAGCATATTTAGCCGTTGTGGTGTGAAGTTTCGACCGGTTGAGGCTGATTCCGGTGCAATCGGCGGTAGTAGCACCCATGAGTTCATGGTGTTAGCGGAATCAGGCGAAGCAGCTATTTTGTATTGCTCTGATTGTGATTATGCGGCCAATGTTGAGAAGGCAACAACACTGCCAGCCGCTGGCCTTGATCCTGCAATTCAACAGCTAGAATTGCAGGAAGTAAGTACACCCGGTAAAAAAACTGCTGAGGAAGTGGCAAAGTTCCTGGGTGTCGAGCCTTTCCAAGTGATTAAGACTATGTTTTATAAAACTGATAAAGAAGTTGTAGCAGCACTGGTTCGTGGTGATCGTGATGTAAACGAAATTAAACTGTTAAATGTCCTTGGGGCGTTGACCCTCGATCTGGCCGATGAAAGCACGGTTCAGCAAGTGACAGGTGCTCCCACTGGTTATGTGGGTCCTGTGGGACTGGAGAACATTCGTATTGTAGCTGACATGGAAGTAATGGCCCTGGTTAACGCCGTTGTAGGGGCCAATAAACAGGATGCTCACCTGATTAATGTTAACCCTAAGCGGGACTTCCAGCCAGAAATCGTAGAAGATATTCGTATGGTTAAGGCAGGAGAGCCTTGCCCTAAGTGTGGCGCACAGCTACTGGAGGCCCGGGGCATTGAAGTTGGTCAAATCTTTAAATTAGGTACTAAATACAGTAAAGCTTTAGGGGCTACTTTTCTGGATGAAAACGGTAAGGAACAGCCCATTGTTATGGGCTGCTACGGCATTGGGGTAAGTCGTACTATGGCAGCAGCCATTGAGCAAAACTATGACAAAGATGGCATTATCTGGCCTGCTAGCATTGCACCATACCAGGCCATTGTTATTCCTGTAGCTCCGAAAGACGATAACCAGATGAAAATTGCTGAGGAACTTTACAAAGCACTTAATCAAGCTGGTGTAGAAACCATTCTGGACGACCGTTCCGAACGCCCCGGAGTGAAATTTAAAGATGCTGACCTAATCGGCTACCCATTAAGAATTGTGGTTGGTAACAAAGCTGTTACCGAAGGCGTAGTGGAAATTCGACAGCGCCGTTCCGGGCAAACAGACCTAGTTTCTGTTAAAGATTCTGTGCCTAAGATATTAGAAATTTTACCAACACTGTAG
- the ispG gene encoding flavodoxin-dependent (E)-4-hydroxy-3-methylbut-2-enyl-diphosphate synthase has translation MNSKITRPIMVGKVQIGGGGPVVVQSMTNTDTRNALATIDQINELSAVGCEVIRVAVPDKTAAEALPTIKAGISIPLIADIHFDYRLALLAIEAGVDGLRINPGNIGGKEKVQEVVAAARERRVPIRIGVNAGSLERELLTKYGGVTPDAMVESALNHIRLLEELNYNEIKVSLKASNIPLMLEAYRKLSARVEYPMHVGVTEAGTVKSGTIKSAVGIGALLAEGIGDTIRVSLTGDPKYEVNVAWEILKALGLRRRGAELISCPTCGRTQINLIKLAEEVEQRIATVDKPIKIAVMGCAVNGPGEAREADIGIAGGKGVGLIFRKGEIIRQVPEDQLLEELLKEIENL, from the coding sequence ATGAATTCTAAAATAACACGACCAATTATGGTGGGTAAAGTACAGATTGGCGGGGGTGGACCTGTTGTTGTACAATCCATGACAAATACGGATACCAGGAATGCCCTTGCTACAATTGATCAAATTAACGAGTTATCTGCGGTGGGCTGTGAAGTAATCAGAGTAGCTGTGCCGGACAAAACAGCTGCCGAAGCTTTACCAACTATTAAAGCAGGTATTAGTATACCCCTAATTGCTGATATTCACTTTGATTATCGACTGGCCCTATTGGCTATAGAGGCTGGTGTTGATGGTTTAAGAATCAACCCTGGCAATATAGGTGGAAAGGAAAAAGTACAAGAAGTTGTAGCAGCGGCCCGGGAACGAAGAGTTCCAATACGCATTGGTGTAAATGCTGGTTCCCTGGAAAGGGAATTACTAACTAAATATGGCGGAGTGACGCCGGATGCGATGGTGGAAAGTGCCTTAAACCATATTAGGCTATTAGAGGAATTAAACTACAACGAAATAAAGGTGTCACTAAAAGCTTCCAATATTCCTCTTATGCTGGAAGCTTACCGTAAACTATCTGCCAGGGTAGAATACCCAATGCATGTGGGTGTAACCGAAGCAGGTACGGTAAAAAGTGGTACCATAAAATCTGCTGTGGGAATCGGAGCCCTGCTTGCTGAAGGGATAGGTGATACCATTCGAGTATCTCTCACCGGTGATCCTAAATACGAAGTGAATGTAGCATGGGAAATATTAAAGGCCTTGGGACTACGCAGGCGGGGAGCTGAGCTGATTTCCTGCCCTACATGTGGGAGAACGCAAATTAATCTGATAAAATTGGCTGAAGAGGTTGAGCAGAGAATAGCTACAGTGGACAAACCCATTAAAATTGCTGTGATGGGTTGTGCTGTCAATGGGCCCGGCGAAGCAAGGGAAGCAGATATAGGGATAGCAGGTGGCAAAGGGGTGGGGCTAATCTTTCGCAAGGGAGAAATAATCCGACAGGTTCCCGAAGACCAACTGTTAGAAGAGTTGCTGAAAGAAATAGAGAATCTTTAA
- a CDS encoding MGDG synthase family glycosyltransferase, protein MLNKILVLSVSAGEGHMRAAAAVKEEIIRRNSKAEVIILDTFRYASPLIEKVVLGTYMEIIKMSPIIYGYLYRQAEKEKPFSGFAKNEFNRIMNRLAAPKLVTFIDQMQPQAIMCTHPFPLGILTHLKSVGKCKVPIIAAITDFTVHPFWLFNDVDYYLVAVDPLVKSFAEHGIQYNKIKATGIPIDPKFAIPKNKSVLRYRWNLEPDLPAVLIMGGGLGMGPLGDIVKELASSGLPCQMVVVCGRNEQLRNKLIKLQPTLSRKVEVLGYINNIEDLMATCDLMIGKAGGLTSAEAMATGLPMFITDPIPGQEERNAEFLESMGAARLVRGQKDLVHRVKEFLSNVAIQKSMADAAKQIGRPRSAEAAVTVMEELCATYKTKHMVSE, encoded by the coding sequence ATGCTAAACAAAATACTGGTACTGTCGGTCTCTGCCGGTGAAGGGCATATGAGGGCAGCAGCGGCTGTCAAGGAAGAAATTATTCGCCGTAATTCCAAGGCTGAGGTTATCATTCTTGATACCTTCCGTTATGCCAGCCCTCTTATAGAAAAAGTAGTACTGGGAACCTACATGGAAATTATCAAAATGTCTCCCATCATTTATGGTTATTTATACAGACAAGCAGAAAAGGAGAAGCCCTTTTCTGGCTTTGCTAAAAATGAGTTTAATCGAATTATGAACCGCCTGGCTGCTCCCAAACTGGTCACTTTTATCGATCAGATGCAGCCACAGGCGATCATGTGCACTCATCCCTTTCCGTTGGGCATATTAACACATTTGAAAAGTGTAGGGAAATGCAAGGTACCAATTATTGCAGCTATTACTGATTTTACTGTTCATCCTTTCTGGTTGTTTAATGATGTGGACTACTATTTGGTAGCAGTTGATCCATTGGTTAAGTCCTTTGCAGAACATGGTATACAATACAACAAAATTAAAGCTACTGGTATTCCCATTGATCCTAAATTTGCTATCCCTAAGAATAAAAGTGTACTGCGATATCGTTGGAATTTGGAACCTGACTTGCCAGCCGTTTTAATTATGGGCGGCGGTTTAGGGATGGGCCCCCTGGGGGATATAGTAAAGGAACTGGCTAGTTCTGGTTTACCTTGCCAAATGGTTGTGGTTTGCGGTCGAAATGAGCAGTTGCGTAATAAACTAATAAAGCTACAGCCTACATTGTCCAGGAAGGTAGAGGTACTTGGCTATATAAACAATATTGAAGATTTAATGGCCACCTGTGATTTAATGATCGGTAAAGCAGGGGGGTTAACTTCGGCGGAAGCAATGGCCACTGGTTTACCTATGTTTATCACAGATCCAATACCTGGCCAGGAGGAGCGTAATGCAGAATTTCTGGAAAGCATGGGGGCTGCTCGACTGGTTAGGGGACAGAAAGATTTAGTCCATAGAGTAAAAGAATTTTTAAGTAATGTCGCGATACAAAAATCGATGGCTGATGCGGCAAAACAAATTGGTCGGCCACGATCTGCAGAAGCAGCCGTAACAGTAATGGAAGAACTGTGTGCGACCTATAAAACAAAACATATGGTATCTGAGTAG